In Thunnus albacares chromosome 1, fThuAlb1.1, whole genome shotgun sequence, the DNA window tgtgtgtgtgtgtgtgtgtgtgtgtgtgtgtgtgtgtgtgtgtgtgtgtgtgtgtgtgtgtgtgtgtgtgtgtcagggacAATGATAGCAAATCAGCAAAATGCAAGACCACCCAGCAAGCTCACTCAAGAGACAATGCCATGTTTCCCTAGAGATTTGACCATAGTCATGACTAAGTCGTAAAGCCAGAGCTGAAggcctgaggaggaggaggaggaggaagaagaggaggaggaagaagagaaggaggagcagGGGTTAATGTATGAAGGTGTGAGGGGTGGAGGATAAAATTCCATCTCAGCATAACAGTGAGTGTGAATGCCAGTGTGAGTGACAGCATGGGCAAGGTCGATCAGCGCTTGAAAATTACATCACGTCAGTATCTCTCTGCGGAGCTCTGTGCCAGGCTGGAATTGATTGAGACGCAGCCATCATCGCTGCCTCCACAACCTGAACCTTCTCTCCGTCCCTTTTCTCATTCCTCCTATCTAATTACACgctctcctttcttctctgaTCCTCCATCACTCTCCATATCTATTTCTTCGTCCCTTCTATCCCCTGCATGCGGTTTTTCAGTCTGTCCCCTCACTGGCCTTAATGGGGGACACTTGGTTTGGACTGATGTATGTGGCTGATGTAATATCTTTTTTATTAAAGATGGGATGTGGTTCAGGCACTATCATCTGACAGATTCGGCTTCTATGTGGATTGTAAATTGTTCATATAGGCTGATTCAAATAATaggaaagaaatgaaacattgtctcatactttttaaaaaagaagacattGCAACATGCTTTAGAGGGcctaaaatgtcagtaattaaagtcccccttcactcaaaaatatgttttcattcgtcatcctacagttgaatgttttagcttcactgtgcagagtgatgtatttgcagagtttgacactagaaggttgtttcacattcatctgctgaaagtggaaagtttctctctgctcattgaaaatccaatttaatTGGTTCTTGCACTCCAGCATAACACAtacatgtgttttcttgttCCAGTTATGatttggttagatttaggcacaaaaacaacttagTAGGCTTTTGTATTCAATTACTTTTAATGCTATCTTGACAGGCACTTTAAATTGGATGTCTTATCGTTCATAAATGCAAAGTAACACTGCCTAAGAAAAGGACAATCACTTAAGGCTTTATAAGTGCAGTAACCCAAACTGTCCAGCAGAGGGGGCATGAATACTGATCACTGACAGTGCTGAGTGGCTTTCACTGTGCTGGTTAAGACTTTGAGttaatttgaaatattaatttaaaagaaaaaaagactaagGAATCATTTTCATAGACAAACAGAAattatgtactgtgtgtatataatgttaCACGCATGCTTACATGTATATAAGCATCTGTTAAAGTATAGCCAAATGATGCTTATTTCCAataggagaaagaaagagaaagagaaactcATAATTATTGGCTCGTAAAGATTTAGACTGTTCATTGTAGCACTCACTGGTTGCTCACTTGTTCTcatattttgaataatttggCTGTAGACAACAGCTGCAAACTTATACGTTCTCCTCTTCATTCCTGAAATGACACAGAGGTTATTAACCTCTCCCTATACCtctgctataaaaataaaatttcataACAACTGAATGTTAGTGCTTTCTGTATGTGCAAGGCATTTGACCAATGAGTCACATACCCTCACAAACACTAAAGGCAAGGTTATTGCAAGGCTATCTAAACAGTAACCAAGCAACCAGGTCAAAGACCTGAAATTTAACTGGCTGAACTTTGCTTTAAAAGCTTTACCGTGCCTTTATGAGAGAGCCTGGCGAGAGTGTCAATTTATAGTCATGTGGCGAtggtgtatgtacagtatttcaaCACTCAATTTCCCTGCAATTACTAAGTTATACCTGATATGGTACAGACTGCTAAAATAGCTCTGCACTTGCTTACTTTCCTCACAAATAAGCACATAATATATTTTCCAGTGCAATTTTTGTGCTTATGATGGCAGTTTTACATGTCAGATTCACAGTTCAGAAAAAGGGTGGCGTAATTAAATGATCTGCAGGCTCCTCCCCATGAACTTCGGAAAGCTTGTTTTGACTCTCTGTTTGCTAGATAGCCAgtctttccctcctttctcaTCCCAACCACTGACTGAACATCACAGAAGTGAGTAGACTTTTACAACTGATACATAACTGACTAACTCTATTCTATACTATTGATAGTTAATGATAggacatgagaaataaaaatacacacatcagCAAAGCAATGTGATGATTAAAATAATCTCAGTGTATCATTTCATGATGTTCAGCTTTGGTTAGTATAACGTATGGTTGATATACAGTGTAACATtgatcattgttttattttttgtaattgtgAAACTGTCCTGCAGATTGAATTGCAAAACATGTGGTATGAAATCTTTTTCAAGCTGTTTCAGTTTTGCGAGGTCCCAACCAaagctgcttgcagctttaatttaattttttctttgaaatgtaatttcaaCAAATGTGTGTGCAGTAAAGTaaattttaacttattttataaTGGTGACAttcttcagattttttaaagagaattcatttaatattaaatCGGCAACTACTTATTAAGGTTCTGTTTAATTGAAATGGTTGGCCAACAGATGTTTCTAATAGgaattatttaattgttttacatttatttgaaaatactTGAAAATGGTAAACTAGAGCAACTATAGTGGTTTTTAATTAGATTGTATGTTTACAAGGTTTCATCTATCTAGCATTTTGAACTGGGAGGATGGAGTCATGCATCAAATGAGCGTGTGCATGTCTGATACCATCATACAGGAAGAAAGATTTTTATGTCCCCTGACTCACGAAATCTGAGTAAAATTGCGCCATAACTCAAATTATCTTAGTTCACTGTTTATAGGCAGATAAGAGAGTTTTATGCATGTTGCATATTTGCCTTAGAACTTTAGAGCATGACTGTATTGTTGGGTAATTGTATACTGACAgatttgtactgtatatggatTATTGCTTGAacttttcacttcatttcatttattactttatttgtcaGAGAAAGTGCTCAGTGATGAACATatacatgtcaatgagccagaGTTAGCCTAGGAGGCAAATTTTCATCTTGTAGTCCCCGGCCAGATATTAAAAGGCAACCTAAAACTaaaatcacatacagtatgttacaaaCAACCAGATAGAACATTTATTTTAGTAGAACCTAAAATTTTCATTtgtgtaaaattattttttataactgTGTTGTGATGTATAAGTCAATAAACTAATTGACTATGTTTGACTTTCTAGACAATTAACctgtaaataatatataaacaataataatacattgtgtatttgtgttcttACCTGAAACTTACtggataataacaataatattacaatattttgtgctaaacaaaagatgaaaattaacataaaacatgaataattataattttagGTAAGGAAAATATGGTAGAAGCTTTGAGGTAAAAGCAAGTTTTAAAGGATCAGTTGTAAGTGCAGTGCACGCGGTGTCTGACTACTTAGAGGCTGCTCCAGAGTCTGGAGCGAGACTATAATGTGATTTGAGAACACTGAGAAGTACATTAaaatttattctttcatttaatCATTCAGTGGAGAGATTTTAGTATGGGGGGTGACATGCACACTTTCTGATATGCACAGTTTTGCTTTTGTGGCTGCAGTATTTTGATCCAACTGAAGATTACGTCTTCTCTAGATGTCAGGAAGGCCTGTGAAGTAGAGATATAAAGCTATGTGTCATTTATATAGCAGTGGAAGCCAATTCTGCATAGTGGATGGTAGAATAGTTGTACAGACAGAAAAGAATGGGGCCCAGGACTgaaccttgaggaacaccacattaaataattataatttatgAGCAGGACTCCCTTTAGGAAACAAAGTACTTTACTAAGCAAATGCTGCATAgtaataatttatttgtaaCAGAAAATTGGATATATTTTTTGAGACAGTAATGTGTTTGAGAACATGGTAATATACTCGTGCCACCCTACTGTCAATGCTTGctcttttaaatgaaaagactgaaattGCTGTGATTTCTGATAACAATGCTTCAACTTCTTTAGATATGTTCAATGCCTGGATCGTGTTGTTTCTCCTCCTGCCAGGTAAATTAATACTTAATTCAGACTAATTTAAAGTTGATTTATATGTCAGTATCAGTgtaacaaacaaaatgtgatgGCACTATCACCACACTTGCAGGGGCGAAGGCTTTCCTGATCCACAACACACGCCGCAGCCTGTGCCTGGAGGACACAGCACCTGCAGGTGAAGTTCTGCTGAAGAAGTGCAACCTGGACTCAAAGTCTCAGCAGTGGGTCTGGGTAGACCAGAACATGCTGATGTGTGTTGGATCGTCCAGATGTTTGTCAGCCCAGCACAGAAAACCTATCCAGACCCAGTCCTGCCATGATCCAGAGGTAGATGCTGCAGGGCTCATGTGGGACTGTGACAGGGACAGACTGATCAGCAGGAACACCTCAATGCTGCTTTCCATAGACGGCCGGCGTCTGACTCTGTCCCAAGACAGCAAACATTCAAAATGGAGATCTCTTGATGAAGGGGACATCTGCCAGGAAAAACTCAGTAAGAATTTTTAAAGAAGAATTAAATTAGATTTCTAGTCTCCATTTTTGAATGGTTTCCAGACCAAATTGAGGTAGAGAAATGTGCATCCACATGCAGGCACATCACTGAGAAGTAGTGTAAATGAAGTGTGAAATGAAGTGGTTTATGTTACCTTTTAATAGAAACATCTCAGTGCCATTGTATCATACAAGACTGCAGtgacagaggcagagggagatAATTGTAATCAGTCACACAGTCTGTCCATTTGGGCTCCAAACTACAAGACCTCAGACTcacagttttcatttaaattttaaactttcatttacacATTCTCTAACATAGAAGGTCTGAAACTGGACCTAAATATTGCAGAGAGTGATTGTATATGTAGTGTCAGACCAAGCACTCACTCTGTCCTCCTCAGTCAGGGAGCAGACAAGCGTTAACctaatttattttcatggtGATTAATAAGCTTTACTAGAAATTAAAGCAATTGTTTTATCAACCTGCTTTCCTGTTAATTACGACAGTGGCGCATTATTTATTTTGGACATCCCATAAAACACTTGTACACAAAGCTTGTTCTTATTTGAGCAGAATATTGTTATTTCAGGATATAAATGAGTAAATTAGCTATTAGCTTGCTTAATTTTCTTATACATTTGaatgaaatcaaatgaaagCCTTGTACATTttaggtaataataataataataataattattattattattattattattattattattattattattgttgttgttgttgttgttgttgttgttgttgttgttgttgttgttgttgttgttattattattattattgagaaTCTTTGTCTTAACACACATATTTAATGCTTCTATATTAAAAATAGATCAAGTGAATGTGTGTTATGTGAAAGGTGTCattcatagtgacaaacccaaaGAGAATTGTCCCCCAAGTCTGCAATTAATCAACTTCAATTTTATTATTCCGAAGGAAACTTGGTTTGCTGGCAGGcacaacaaacagacaacaggAATACACTGACTTTATCAATGAGCAGCAACAATCAATAGTCAAGGacataaaaagcaaaatatacataaaaaataatgaataaaaacataatattttaaatataaaaaataataaaaacagcagccaaaaacagaaacaccatCCTTTGCATGAAAAGTTGAAGATCAGATTAAGACTAATGCCAAATATAGAAGCAAATAAAGTGTAGTTCCGGGTAAGATAAAGTGCAGCTGTGCAAGTCTTAGCATTACATTAAGAGATTCACTCTTTCAGTGGCAACAGAAGTTTACTTTTACAATAAATGTCTGGATAACATTATACTCAGTGGTGCCCATCGCAATTTACCAGTGAGTTTTACTCAGAGCCCTGGTTTTACCTACAGTAGCTACAGTAAGCTACAATCCATTACCTGTGCTTGGCCTGGGCATGCGTCAGgcagaaaacagtcagccaatcagaaaagaggggcaaacaaaaaacatgtttgatcaCACTAACCCTGAAAGACGGCTCCAAATGTAAAATTGCTGTTTTGACAGACActgttacatttacataaattaaCTTTTACAACAAATGATCAATGATTTGACTTGGTTGGAATAAAAAGGTTTTGAGAATTGTGTAGCATGAGACTGATGATAATGAAAGGTAAGAGTGCTGCTATGTGCTGTGATGTAGAGTGTCTGTATGTCTGGGCTTCTTGCAGGATCCAGGAGGGCGTCTGATGAACCAGACGAGTTTGAGTTTGCAGAGCAGACAGGCAAGGTGGGAGCCATgacacaggaggagagagagtaCCTCCGCTGGTTTTATCGTACCGAGGACCGTGAGTACTGCtcttaaaaaaaggaaaacgaAAATTTGCAGCACCATGTCACGCTTTCAACAACTGAAATTTGATTTCTTGTATGTTATCCTTCTGATTCTCATATTTTACATCTGCTTCTTTGCTTATCTGTCCTATTCTATATTATAAAGAGTGTTGTCTTCTTCCTGTTACAGCCACTATATGGAAGTTTGTTCTGCTGGGTCTTGCCTTCATTTGCCTTCTTGTTGGTTTTCTCTTGTTGGGAATGGGAGCCATGGCCAGCAAGTATGAACTTTCTGAAAAAGTCCACTTTCCTAGCAGCACTTGTTTTGATGACACACACAGTAGGAaaattaacatactgtatgtcattttgAGAGAtagttgtgtctttttttcccctacaGGAACAGAAAAAAGATCGCAAAGTACaaagcagcagctgctctgGCTCACAAAAGCGAGGTTGAGGAGCTGCAGGTCATTTCACAGCTCAGAGAGAACAGTGCCAGCACACCATCCCCAGAGAGGCTGCTGCAGGGTACCGACGCTTCCCTGTCCAATGAGAAGGTGAGCGAGCTCAAAGCAGGGGACATCATGGTCACATGGAAAAATGGCAACACCTCCTGCCTATACCCGGATCCTGTAGCCGAGGCGGAGCTGccggaggaggagaaggaggttgAAGTAGTGGAGGAGAAACAGGAGGAGGTCTCAGCTGCTGAGCTGGAGGCTCATGAAGGAGACGAAACCATGAAGTGAGGAGTTTAGCACAGATTACAGATTACTGCTTTAACAACAGGTCTGGATAATCTCAACATGTGACAACAGTGTCTGCGTGTTTAACCTCTTACCACCAACTGTTCTGCCTGCAGGACGCTGGCACGCTAGCTTTGACTGTCATGGACTGCTAATACTATGAAGAACGCcatgaatatgaacatgtaatATATGTATTGATGGATAAAACTcttgtgttttcagtcattgCTGTCAACTTTAAACAGAACAACTGATCATGAAAATAACTGAGTATAGAACTGAAACCTTAAAGATATGTTGTCTCCCTGCCTGTAATTAATAAAACACTGTAATAAATCTTTGAACAGGTTACATCCAAAGTCATAATAAGGgtataaagattaaaaaatatcaatttgttttaatttaggcAAATCAGCCCAAACAAGGAGCAAATGTTAAAGGGTGTATATTATATGGTAACAGTGTTTTGTGACATGGGGAAGAGTAGTTTGttactgtatattcatattgctgaaaataaaatactcCTGAACGATGAACTGTATATTTGCATGAAAGAGGTCTCTTTAAGGGGATCTTAGCCCCTACTGGCTCCCCCATAATTCCAAAAACTGGCTACCATCCCCTTTGAAGTTCAGTATGTACAATCCTGTAACGATTTCTTAGCAAAGAACAGACAGGCGCAGTGACTTCCCGGAGTCTCATTTTCACAAATTTTGCCAGTTTTGGTACCATTGTGCTTGAGACCTTTACTAAACCTGTTATCACTCATATCTGGCATCCCACACTGAAAGCAGAAGTGCTGGGTGAATTAACTGTTTGTtcatcaagaaatagttccagttcCAGAAATAGTtcctaaaatcacaaattttatatttctgtttgtgtacagattaaacttatgttttcatatgttttcacttcattttcaaCTGCGAGTCAgggcagttttttaaaaaacgtaacTATGATTGTGAgggtgtttactgttgccatgacaacaaaggttgtctgactttaaggaagtagtaactttaacccacaccaagtttcaagtgatcattttaacccaaaccatgatctttccctaaccctaaccatgagATTTgtgtgcctaaatctaaccagatCTTAACCACAGCATTCTGGAGGTTCTCTCGTTCTGGAGTGCCTGATACAATCGACCTGtgtggttgtttaattatgatGATGTGTTGAAAAAGCCTCTACTGTGACTGGTTTGGTAGGCTCTACATGGGTGGtcaaaataacatgaacacctTACAGTGTCACACAGTCCAATACCACAACAAGCCCCACCTATTACAATAGAGATGATTCTATTATAAGATTCATAAAGTCATATATATTGCAGGGCCACTgtataaatatgataaaaacaagagaTTCAAGTTGAGTTTCACAACAGGAATGAagtaataaaactgattttctcTTGCCTTGATTTGTCACCTGTAGTTATAATCGCAGTGTTAATTAGCTTGATTTTATGAACAGTGAGTTGGGTTAGATCTCCCTGTAGGGCAGAGAATCATGAAAAAATTTTGATCCATTAACCACCTTGTGGCCTGAATGAGGATTTatcattgatttatttgttgttgatgACACTATCAATGATCTCAGTGTGTatagctttgtgtgtgttgattatTGTTGTGTGTGGAATATGGTTCCCTCAattggcttcatttttgcaCTCGATTATGTTATAAAACACACCTGTCCTTGGATATATCACTGTAGCCAGTTTACACACTAAGGGAGGACGTCTGCCTGAAACGTTCAtgcatcaataaatcatttaattcaTGTGCTTTCCTGTGatgatttctttatttgtcacCATTCATGTAGTTATCTCATCTATGTTATGACTGAGAGATGTTCAACCTATCAGCTAATGTTGCCTTTTTCCAAATATTTTGATTGGTTCCTGAGCCATGCAAATCAACTGGTTTGCTACTGTATAGGCTTCCACATGCTCCAAACAAACTAGGTTGTCCAATCGTGTCTAAGGGCTTCATACCTGTTCAGAATGGCCTCACTCAAAGGCAAGGAAAAGCTGGCTGCCATAGCCTCATCCTGGCTGCATCCGACTGCCACAAAGATTGTaaatttttgttatttctgcCTGCAGAAACAGGGTTTTTGGACACTCTTAGACAATCCAACAAGCACTGCATTTGAAGCTTACTGAGGTCTTGAAGggtaggttcacaatttttcaagtctatcttaaaacatttagtcaggtgtccatatgtaCATTAAAACTGGTTTTGCTctaatcattccccctgttcgTACTGACCATTAATAGGTCCCTTCCTGATGTGCTTCCATGATACTGTTCCTCCATTGCAGCTCAACAAGTAAACATTGTTTAATTaattcagacagctgaagcctcatcttagctttagtttttaatgtattttgcagaatgaggcttgtggattttgtccccaattaCTTC includes these proteins:
- the si:cabz01068815.1 gene encoding solute carrier family 51 subunit beta; the encoded protein is MFNAWIVLFLLLPGAKAFLIHNTRRSLCLEDTAPAGEVLLKKCNLDSKSQQWVWVDQNMLMCVGSSRCLSAQHRKPIQTQSCHDPEVDAAGLMWDCDRDRLISRNTSMLLSIDGRRLTLSQDSKHSKWRSLDEGDICQEKLRSRRASDEPDEFEFAEQTGKVGAMTQEEREYLRWFYRTEDPTIWKFVLLGLAFICLLVGFLLLGMGAMASKNRKKIAKYKAAAALAHKSEVEELQVISQLRENSASTPSPERLLQGTDASLSNEKVSELKAGDIMVTWKNGNTSCLYPDPVAEAELPEEEKEVEVVEEKQEEVSAAELEAHEGDETMK